Proteins encoded in a region of the Pigmentiphaga litoralis genome:
- a CDS encoding arylsulfatase, which yields MPAPRQARPNIVLILADNLGWGELGCYGGGALRGAPTPRIDALAAEGARYTNFNVESDCVPTRSALMTGRHPVRTGALQSVPAGLPQGIVPWERTLAQQLSDAGYATAMFGKWHLGDKEGRYPKDRGFDEWYGIPRTTNESMFMEAVGFDPSVVEPPYVMEGIKGQPAEKRELYDLEMRRRIDGELARRSCDFIARHSDAEPFFLYVPLTQMHFPTIPHRDFEGRTKKGDFADSLVEMDARVGEIIDAVDAHGLRDNTVFIFASDNGPEYRRPWRGSAGMWTGTYHTAMEGALRVPLIVRWPGKVQAGAVSNDILHVVDLFPTLSRIAGAALPDDRIIDGVDQFDFLVGQQDTSSREGFVYYIKTEMRAAKWRDWKMHFVWEVEPNAGANHLETPYLFNLVQDPKEESDVNSTQGWVRGPIRKMIHQFQESLRDFPPVPPGAPDDYVPAKR from the coding sequence ATGCCCGCGCCACGACAGGCTCGCCCAAACATCGTCCTGATCCTTGCCGACAACCTGGGCTGGGGGGAACTCGGCTGCTACGGCGGCGGCGCCCTGCGCGGCGCGCCCACGCCGCGCATCGACGCCCTGGCCGCGGAAGGCGCCCGCTACACCAACTTCAATGTGGAAAGCGATTGCGTGCCGACGCGGTCGGCATTGATGACCGGTCGTCATCCGGTGCGCACCGGCGCATTGCAGTCGGTCCCGGCAGGCTTGCCGCAGGGCATCGTTCCCTGGGAACGCACATTGGCACAGCAGTTGTCCGATGCGGGCTACGCCACCGCGATGTTTGGCAAATGGCACCTGGGCGACAAGGAAGGGCGGTATCCCAAGGACCGGGGCTTTGACGAGTGGTACGGCATCCCGCGCACCACCAATGAAAGCATGTTCATGGAAGCCGTCGGCTTCGATCCGTCCGTGGTCGAGCCGCCGTATGTCATGGAAGGCATCAAAGGCCAACCCGCCGAAAAACGCGAACTGTACGACCTCGAAATGCGCCGACGCATCGACGGCGAACTCGCGCGGCGCAGCTGCGACTTCATTGCGCGTCACTCGGATGCCGAGCCCTTCTTCCTATATGTTCCCCTCACGCAAATGCACTTCCCGACCATCCCGCATCGCGACTTCGAAGGCAGGACCAAGAAAGGTGACTTTGCGGACTCGTTGGTCGAGATGGATGCCCGTGTTGGCGAGATCATCGACGCTGTCGACGCACACGGTCTGCGCGACAACACCGTCTTCATCTTTGCGAGCGACAACGGTCCGGAATACCGTCGCCCCTGGCGCGGCAGCGCCGGCATGTGGACGGGCACGTATCACACGGCCATGGAGGGCGCGCTGCGGGTACCCCTGATCGTACGCTGGCCCGGCAAGGTCCAGGCCGGCGCTGTCAGCAACGACATTCTGCATGTGGTCGACCTGTTCCCCACTTTGTCCCGCATTGCGGGTGCAGCGCTGCCCGACGACCGCATCATCGACGGCGTGGACCAGTTCGACTTCCTGGTGGGCCAGCAAGACACGTCAAGCCGCGAAGGCTTCGTCTATTACATCAAGACCGAGATGCGCGCGGCGAAGTGGCGCGACTGGAAGATGCACTTCGTGTGGGAAGTCGAACCCAACGCCGGCGCCAATCATCTCGAGACGCCCTATCTGTTCAACCTGGTACAGGACCCGAAAGAAGAAAGTGACGTCAATTCGACGCAAGGCTGGGTGCGCGGGCCGATACGCAAGATGATCCACCAGTTCCAGGAAAGCCTGCGCGACTTCCCTCCCGTCCCACCCGGCGCGCCCGACGACTATGTGCCGGCGAAGCGCTGA
- a CDS encoding aromatic ring-hydroxylating oxygenase subunit alpha: protein MHQETNSTTAASRVQRGLLNLWHPVLPSYMVTDTPTGITRLSEDIVLWRDASGQVRAVEDRCPHRGARLSLGWNLGDKVACWYHGVEVDGSGVVADVPALASSTLVGKKCLKSYPVTELGGAIFLWFSDCTERAPEPLSVPKEMTDEAFSGFLCMQNWKCNYRYAIDNVMDLMHGSYLHSKSHSMAEGNKQAEMAVRPTDTGLLFEKAGQRGVNFDWVEFGKTTAVWMRLSVPYQKKYGGGEFFIVGFVTPVDEANCQVYFWRIREASGFALSVWKFLYRNRLEGLHWDVLEQDRLVIESLAANARAKENLYSHDLGLVRVRRLMENAAREQVESEHAALATQPAPA from the coding sequence ATGCACCAAGAAACGAATTCGACGACTGCGGCCTCGCGAGTACAGCGCGGGCTGCTGAACCTCTGGCATCCGGTCCTGCCCAGCTATATGGTGACCGACACCCCGACCGGCATTACGCGGCTGTCGGAAGACATCGTTCTGTGGCGTGACGCAAGCGGTCAGGTACGCGCGGTTGAAGACCGTTGCCCGCACCGTGGCGCTCGGCTTTCCCTGGGCTGGAACCTGGGTGACAAAGTGGCGTGCTGGTACCACGGCGTGGAAGTGGATGGATCAGGCGTTGTCGCCGACGTTCCGGCGTTGGCGAGCAGCACCCTGGTGGGAAAAAAGTGCCTCAAGTCCTACCCTGTGACCGAGCTGGGCGGCGCCATCTTCCTGTGGTTCAGTGACTGTACGGAGCGGGCACCCGAACCGCTGTCGGTGCCCAAGGAAATGACCGACGAGGCCTTCTCCGGCTTCCTCTGCATGCAGAACTGGAAGTGCAATTATCGCTACGCCATCGACAACGTCATGGACCTGATGCACGGAAGCTACCTGCATTCCAAGTCGCACTCCATGGCAGAAGGCAACAAGCAAGCGGAGATGGCAGTGCGGCCGACCGACACCGGATTGCTGTTCGAGAAAGCCGGCCAGCGAGGGGTCAACTTCGACTGGGTCGAATTCGGGAAGACGACAGCGGTCTGGATGCGACTCTCCGTGCCCTATCAGAAGAAATATGGCGGCGGCGAGTTCTTCATCGTCGGCTTCGTGACCCCGGTCGATGAAGCGAACTGTCAGGTCTATTTCTGGCGCATCCGCGAAGCGTCCGGCTTCGCGCTTTCGGTCTGGAAATTTCTGTACCGCAATCGCCTCGAAGGCCTTCATTGGGACGTGTTGGAACAGGACCGTCTGGTCATTGAAAGCCTGGCCGCCAATGCGCGCGCCAAAGAGAACCTGTATTCGCATGACCTGGGCCTGGTTCGCGTCAGACGCCTCATGGAAAACGCAGCGCGCGAGCAAGTCGAATCCGAACACGCCGCCCTGGCTACGCAGCCCGCGCCCGCCTGA
- a CDS encoding chemotaxis protein CheB translates to MPTDTPWFLAIGASGQDGLNDIRAVLTGLPPTLPVIVLVVLHRPWDMVSRLRHILAETSSMPVVEAEPGQKFAVGTVYIGLPEQHLTLVEHSFGILVGDPHRRHRNRTVDLLFDSVARFGGNRMIGVVLSGQLDDGSRGLAAINRAGGACDGGATL, encoded by the coding sequence ATGCCCACCGACACACCCTGGTTTCTGGCAATCGGCGCATCGGGACAAGACGGATTGAACGACATCCGCGCCGTGTTGACCGGACTTCCCCCCACCCTGCCCGTGATCGTCCTGGTGGTGCTGCATCGGCCCTGGGACATGGTCAGCAGGCTGCGGCATATCCTGGCGGAGACCTCCTCCATGCCCGTCGTCGAAGCCGAGCCCGGACAGAAGTTCGCCGTCGGCACCGTCTACATCGGCCTGCCCGAACAGCATCTGACGTTGGTCGAACACAGTTTCGGCATTCTGGTCGGCGATCCGCATCGGCGGCATCGCAACCGCACCGTCGATCTGTTGTTCGACTCCGTGGCCCGCTTTGGCGGCAACCGGATGATCGGAGTCGTCCTGTCAGGACAACTGGACGACGGCTCGCGCGGCCTGGCGGCAATCAATCGCGCGGGGGGGGCATGTGATGGTGGTGCAACGCTGTGA
- a CDS encoding Bug family tripartite tricarboxylate transporter substrate binding protein: MMTLSQSFSVGLVAIAATTTLPALAAWPDDQPIRVIVPQAAGGTNDTVARMISSELAKRLGQSVVVDNRPGASGAIGTQAAAQAKPDGYTLAIASDSSTILNAVRPNLGWDFHRDLMGVAMIGDQPIGIAVSMKSPYRSLPDLIAAAKKAPGTLGYGTSGLGTSQHIVGEWFARLADVRMIHVPYKGGGQAISDLAGGQVPAAVLGSAPLVGQDRAGTIKIVAVTSPRRSTTLPNVPTLTELGYKDIALTQWVGFVAPRGLPAPIAERLSNEIRQVVALPDIQRKLTEAGLDPQYMAAAPFDVFLGKTVSTWKDLIKTLDLKLE; this comes from the coding sequence ATGATGACGCTATCCCAGAGCTTTTCGGTCGGACTCGTTGCGATCGCTGCTACCACTACCCTGCCCGCGCTAGCGGCATGGCCCGACGATCAACCCATTCGCGTGATCGTGCCGCAAGCCGCTGGCGGGACCAATGACACGGTCGCGCGCATGATCAGTTCGGAGCTCGCCAAACGTTTGGGCCAGAGCGTGGTGGTCGACAATCGGCCGGGCGCATCCGGCGCCATCGGTACGCAAGCCGCCGCGCAAGCCAAACCTGACGGTTACACGCTGGCGATCGCGTCGGATTCGTCCACGATCCTGAACGCCGTCCGCCCCAATCTCGGCTGGGACTTTCACCGCGATTTGATGGGCGTCGCCATGATTGGTGACCAGCCGATTGGCATCGCGGTGTCGATGAAGTCGCCATACCGGTCATTGCCCGACCTGATCGCGGCGGCCAAGAAGGCGCCTGGAACCCTCGGCTACGGCACATCCGGACTGGGCACATCCCAGCACATTGTTGGCGAGTGGTTTGCGCGGCTCGCCGATGTCCGCATGATCCACGTTCCGTATAAAGGCGGCGGGCAAGCCATCTCTGACCTGGCAGGCGGACAAGTGCCCGCCGCGGTGCTGGGCTCGGCGCCGCTGGTCGGCCAGGACCGGGCGGGCACCATCAAGATCGTGGCCGTGACCTCGCCTCGACGATCGACCACCTTGCCGAACGTGCCCACTCTGACCGAGCTTGGCTACAAGGACATTGCCCTGACGCAATGGGTCGGCTTCGTTGCACCGCGCGGCCTGCCTGCACCGATCGCCGAGCGGCTATCCAACGAGATCCGCCAGGTGGTCGCGCTGCCGGACATCCAGCGGAAGTTGACCGAAGCCGGACTGGACCCGCAGTACATGGCGGCGGCGCCTTTCGACGTGTTCCTGGGCAAGACCGTCAGCACCTGGAAAGACCTGATCAAAACGCTGGATCTGAAGCTCGAGTAA
- a CDS encoding TetR/AcrR family transcriptional regulator, which produces MVGKTAIIQAAISIMRQKTPREMSVLEVATAAGVDPALIRYYFGNKQGLIQATATHLLEEIQSRSRIMLDEEGTLEVRLRKRLRMLIDALKDNPPFLQLVLNEIYAADKQTHSAATLRDVAFKGMELSESLLKQRMGSDAKVQDIDPRFLHVAILGLCTFFMDAQPMLRVLFDDVDGTQDLTERYIDFAANMILKGISKSA; this is translated from the coding sequence ATGGTTGGCAAGACGGCCATCATTCAGGCTGCCATATCCATCATGCGTCAGAAGACACCTCGGGAAATGAGCGTGCTCGAAGTTGCCACGGCGGCTGGGGTAGATCCTGCATTGATCAGGTACTACTTCGGGAACAAGCAGGGATTGATACAGGCCACGGCCACGCACCTGCTTGAAGAGATCCAGTCCAGGTCGCGCATCATGCTCGACGAAGAAGGGACCCTGGAAGTGCGCCTGCGCAAGCGGCTTCGAATGCTGATCGACGCGCTGAAAGACAATCCGCCTTTCCTTCAGCTGGTGCTGAATGAAATCTACGCTGCGGACAAGCAGACGCACAGTGCCGCGACACTGCGCGACGTGGCCTTCAAAGGCATGGAACTGAGTGAGTCGCTGCTGAAGCAGCGCATGGGCTCAGACGCGAAGGTCCAGGACATCGACCCCCGATTCCTGCACGTCGCCATTCTTGGGCTCTGCACCTTTTTCATGGACGCCCAACCCATGCTGCGCGTCCTGTTCGACGACGTGGACGGCACACAGGACCTGACCGAGCGCTACATTGATTTTGCGGCAAACATGATCCTCAAAGGCATCAGCAAGAGCGCCTGA
- a CDS encoding sensor histidine kinase, translating to MSLADFIEANLDSLVADWAEFASQIGLEGTPLTDRELQDSARMMLTRIAADMRTPQSEAARKAKSRGEDADPDGGVTDAAQIHADDRLAQGFKLNDLVAEFRALRATVLRRWGEQSPPSAALFDDVIRFNESIDQTLSDSIRQYSMQVEAIRDRFAGVLAHDLRSPLGAIANSAEFLLQGDDVTASRMKAAANVQRSSARMKRMIDDLLDYTRTRLGDALPVTLVSQDIGRLCLYAVDEVGAGYPQAQIDVSLEGDLAGEWDGDRISQLMGNLLVNAIQHGSGDIAVSVSGLDQDVHLSVRNAGGPIPKEALPTLFDPLTRTYSSPDKRGTAAGIGLGLYICKRIAQAHGGHIDVASTADATTFKVTLPRSPKAAAVTP from the coding sequence ATGTCGCTTGCTGATTTCATCGAGGCCAACCTCGACTCTCTCGTTGCCGACTGGGCAGAGTTTGCCAGCCAGATCGGCCTTGAAGGCACACCTCTGACCGACAGGGAATTGCAGGATTCCGCCCGGATGATGCTGACACGCATCGCCGCGGATATGCGGACGCCGCAAAGCGAAGCCGCGCGCAAGGCAAAGTCGCGGGGTGAAGATGCCGACCCCGACGGGGGTGTGACCGACGCCGCGCAGATCCACGCCGACGACCGGCTTGCCCAAGGCTTCAAGCTCAACGACCTGGTGGCCGAGTTTCGTGCGCTCCGCGCGACCGTTCTTCGTCGGTGGGGCGAGCAGTCCCCACCCAGTGCCGCGCTGTTCGACGACGTGATCCGCTTTAACGAATCCATCGACCAGACCCTGTCGGATTCGATCCGCCAGTATTCCATGCAGGTCGAGGCCATCCGGGACCGTTTCGCAGGCGTGCTTGCGCATGACCTGCGCTCGCCATTGGGCGCGATCGCCAATTCGGCCGAATTCCTGCTGCAAGGCGATGACGTTACCGCGTCGAGGATGAAGGCCGCCGCCAATGTGCAGCGAAGCTCGGCCAGGATGAAACGGATGATCGACGACCTGCTGGATTACACGCGAACCCGGCTGGGCGACGCCTTGCCGGTCACCCTTGTGTCGCAGGATATCGGCCGCTTGTGCCTGTACGCCGTGGATGAAGTCGGCGCCGGGTATCCGCAGGCGCAAATCGACGTGTCGCTCGAAGGCGACCTGGCCGGCGAGTGGGACGGCGACCGCATCAGTCAGTTGATGGGCAACCTGTTGGTGAATGCGATTCAGCATGGCAGCGGTGACATTGCCGTGTCTGTCAGTGGCCTTGACCAGGACGTGCATCTGTCCGTACGCAATGCCGGTGGTCCGATCCCGAAAGAAGCACTGCCCACGCTGTTCGACCCGCTGACGCGAACCTATTCGTCGCCCGACAAGCGCGGCACGGCAGCCGGGATAGGATTGGGCTTGTATATCTGCAAGCGCATCGCCCAGGCACATGGTGGACACATCGACGTGGCGTCGACGGCGGATGCGACGACGTTCAAGGTGACGTTGCCACGGTCGCCAAAAGCGGCGGCTGTGACGCCGTAG
- a CDS encoding LamB/YcsF family protein: MAYPADVERRGAGMNDDALGAHVVEQLAIAQRDARAMNRDLVAMTCVGLLGEHVHDDARTAQVVARALCRTDADLGVILPDANDCARVVMDCGVRVAVEIDLE, encoded by the coding sequence ATGGCTTACCCTGCCGACGTCGAACGGCGTGGTGCAGGAATGAACGACGACGCACTTGGTGCGCACGTCGTTGAGCAGCTTGCCATCGCGCAACGCGACGCGCGTGCCATGAACCGCGACCTTGTCGCCATGACGTGCGTTGGCCTGCTGGGTGAGCACGTCCATGACGATGCACGAACCGCCCAGGTGGTTGCGCGCGCGCTATGCCGGACAGATGCCGACCTCGGCGTCATCCTGCCCGACGCCAACGACTGCGCGCGCGTCGTCATGGATTGCGGCGTGCGGGTCGCCGTGGAAATCGACTTGGAATAA
- a CDS encoding Bug family tripartite tricarboxylate transporter substrate binding protein codes for MIHRTRRTTLKSCLAASLALLSSIAWAAPFPTRPVTLVVAYPAGGEVDVMARLLAEKLSARWKQPVVVENRNGAAGTIGSAYVARSAPDGHTLLVAPNTFITAPLVLHPGSGAKYDPITDFSPIAHLCDQSLFVVVNKVTGVRSMQELVARVNEGKVSAYASPGNGSPMHILGELLSRSASITLTQIPYRGTAPGLADVLGGQVPMLFGTMQSIAQYLPSGNLVALAVADTARSPFAPAVPTLAEAGFKNAEISTWQGFLGPKGMPDDLVRTLNQDVNAVLAMPDVASRMKDMAMIPGKGDAPTFARILATDAKRYKKLVEDFRIQPD; via the coding sequence ATGATCCATCGCACCCGCCGCACGACACTGAAGTCCTGCCTTGCCGCATCGCTGGCCCTGCTATCAAGCATCGCCTGGGCCGCGCCGTTTCCCACCAGACCCGTCACCCTCGTCGTTGCCTATCCGGCCGGTGGTGAAGTCGACGTCATGGCACGCCTGCTTGCCGAGAAGCTGTCGGCGCGGTGGAAACAGCCGGTCGTCGTCGAAAACCGCAATGGCGCGGCAGGCACCATCGGCAGCGCGTACGTCGCCCGATCCGCGCCGGATGGACATACCCTGCTGGTCGCTCCCAACACGTTCATCACCGCACCGCTTGTGCTTCATCCGGGTAGCGGCGCCAAATACGATCCGATCACCGACTTTTCCCCGATCGCGCACCTGTGTGATCAATCGCTGTTTGTGGTGGTCAACAAAGTGACCGGGGTCCGGTCAATGCAGGAACTCGTTGCCAGAGTCAACGAAGGCAAGGTGTCGGCGTACGCCAGTCCGGGCAACGGCTCACCCATGCATATCCTTGGCGAACTGTTGTCCCGCTCGGCCAGCATCACCCTGACGCAAATCCCGTATCGCGGCACCGCGCCCGGACTGGCCGATGTGCTCGGAGGTCAGGTGCCCATGCTGTTCGGCACGATGCAGTCGATCGCTCAGTACCTGCCCAGCGGCAACCTGGTGGCCTTGGCCGTCGCCGACACCGCGCGGTCGCCGTTTGCACCGGCTGTGCCGACGCTGGCCGAAGCAGGATTCAAGAACGCCGAGATCAGCACCTGGCAAGGTTTCCTGGGGCCAAAAGGCATGCCCGATGATCTGGTTCGCACCCTCAACCAGGACGTCAACGCCGTGCTGGCCATGCCCGATGTGGCTAGCCGCATGAAGGACATGGCGATGATCCCGGGCAAGGGCGACGCGCCCACGTTCGCCCGGATCCTGGCGACGGATGCGAAGCGATACAAGAAGCTGGTTGAGGACTTTCGGATTCAGCCTGATTGA
- a CDS encoding porin, translated as MKLKLSGAFALALSTSPCFAQSASNVTLYGAIDSAIEHFTNANPNGDSATRMATLTGGQVPSRWGIRGSETLDGGLKAIFNLESGFFIDSGNAGQTGRLFGRTAYVGLEHRWGSVTLGRQPTMLFWSLFDADVIGPSAFSMASFDTYVPNARTDNTIAYRGKFGGLTVGGTYSFGRDTSAAGNCAGENVSQSSACKAWSGLLKYDTATWGVAAVYDEQRGGAGATPVSVVPGTAGTAVASPDDRDRRYMANGYVRFANLKVGGGWLHRNISGTTRNVSTNLYYLGASYPIANWAIDAQVLRYDADAYQARGTMTVGRASYNFSRRTSSYVMLARMDNSGSGSVFSVSSSSIAPLAPAPGKDQTGVLVGLRHAF; from the coding sequence ATGAAGCTGAAGCTCTCAGGGGCGTTTGCGCTCGCCCTGTCGACGTCCCCCTGCTTTGCCCAAAGTGCATCGAACGTGACGCTGTACGGCGCGATCGACAGTGCGATCGAACACTTCACGAATGCCAATCCGAATGGCGATTCCGCCACGCGCATGGCGACGCTGACGGGTGGCCAAGTGCCATCCCGGTGGGGCATTCGGGGAAGCGAGACACTCGATGGCGGACTCAAAGCCATCTTCAACCTGGAAAGTGGCTTCTTCATCGACAGCGGCAATGCCGGCCAGACCGGCAGGCTGTTCGGCCGCACGGCCTACGTCGGCCTGGAGCACCGCTGGGGCAGTGTGACCCTTGGACGACAACCGACCATGCTGTTCTGGTCATTGTTCGATGCCGATGTGATCGGACCGTCCGCCTTCAGCATGGCCAGCTTCGATACGTATGTGCCCAATGCCAGAACGGACAATACGATCGCCTATCGTGGCAAATTCGGCGGACTGACCGTGGGCGGAACATACTCATTCGGCCGAGACACCAGCGCCGCCGGCAACTGCGCTGGCGAGAATGTCAGCCAGTCGAGCGCATGCAAAGCCTGGTCGGGCCTCTTGAAATACGACACCGCAACATGGGGTGTGGCCGCCGTCTACGACGAGCAGCGAGGGGGAGCTGGGGCGACGCCCGTCAGCGTGGTGCCAGGTACGGCAGGCACGGCGGTAGCCAGTCCTGACGATCGGGATCGCCGCTACATGGCGAACGGATACGTACGCTTTGCCAATCTCAAGGTGGGCGGAGGATGGCTGCACAGGAACATCAGTGGAACCACCCGCAACGTCTCCACCAATCTGTACTACCTTGGAGCGTCCTACCCGATTGCGAACTGGGCGATCGATGCGCAGGTACTCCGGTATGACGCCGATGCGTATCAGGCGCGGGGCACCATGACCGTAGGCCGGGCCAGCTACAACTTCTCTCGCAGGACCTCGTCGTACGTGATGCTTGCAAGAATGGACAACAGCGGAAGCGGGTCGGTGTTCTCGGTGTCCAGCAGCAGCATTGCCCCCCTCGCTCCCGCGCCAGGCAAGGATCAGACCGGTGTGCTGGTCGGATTGCGCCACGCGTTCTGA
- a CDS encoding recombinase-like helix-turn-helix domain-containing protein: protein MPEIFNHRLVRLDTATPSTEAGTGLIELPGQGLNLRWQTRRSAPTPYENALADAIELAYLAGAVSPAGFAAALNDARVLSPAGSAWTAEILEQEMARLAQ from the coding sequence ATGCCCGAGATCTTCAATCACCGCCTTGTGCGCCTCGACACCGCAACGCCCAGCACAGAGGCTGGCACAGGACTGATCGAGCTGCCTGGCCAAGGCCTAAACCTCCGATGGCAGACGCGTCGGTCGGCCCCGACGCCGTACGAGAACGCATTGGCCGATGCCATTGAACTTGCCTACCTGGCAGGTGCGGTATCCCCTGCCGGATTCGCCGCTGCCCTGAACGACGCACGCGTCCTGAGTCCCGCTGGAAGCGCCTGGACAGCAGAGATCCTTGAACAGGAAATGGCGCGCTTGGCGCAATGA
- a CDS encoding manganese catalase family protein, which translates to MFAHNKRLQYTVRVSESNPALANLMLEQFGGPQGELAAACRYFGQALGEEDPGRRDMLMDIATEELSHLEVIGNIVVMLNKGNKGRLSEGIEEEAEMYRAISGGGNSSHVTQVLYGGGPAYTNSGGQLWSAAYIDNIGDPSADLRSNIAAEARAKIVYERLINLTDDPGVKDALTFLMTREIAHQQSFEKALYSMTPNFPPGKLPGDARFTNVYFNMSQGEGDMTGPWNSEENFTVVSDFEAQGGFDGDGFASTRLNAAETEAVQAMAARTASDPASNPVTGAELGSGKVAVD; encoded by the coding sequence ATGTTCGCTCACAACAAGCGATTGCAATACACGGTGCGGGTCTCGGAAAGCAACCCGGCGTTGGCGAACCTGATGCTCGAACAGTTTGGCGGACCGCAAGGCGAACTGGCAGCGGCCTGTCGCTACTTTGGTCAGGCACTGGGTGAAGAGGATCCTGGCCGCCGCGACATGTTGATGGACATTGCCACTGAAGAGCTGAGCCACCTTGAAGTCATCGGCAATATCGTTGTCATGCTCAACAAAGGCAACAAGGGCCGGCTGTCGGAAGGCATTGAAGAAGAAGCCGAGATGTACCGCGCCATCAGTGGCGGTGGCAACAGCTCGCACGTGACGCAGGTGCTGTACGGCGGCGGACCGGCCTATACCAACTCTGGCGGCCAGCTCTGGTCCGCGGCCTACATCGACAACATCGGTGATCCATCGGCCGACCTGCGATCCAATATCGCGGCCGAAGCGCGCGCCAAGATCGTTTATGAGCGGCTGATCAATCTGACCGATGACCCGGGTGTGAAAGACGCATTGACGTTCCTGATGACGCGCGAGATTGCGCATCAACAGTCGTTCGAAAAGGCGCTGTACTCGATGACGCCTAACTTCCCGCCCGGCAAGCTGCCTGGTGATGCGCGGTTCACCAACGTCTACTTCAACATGTCGCAAGGCGAAGGCGACATGACAGGTCCGTGGAACAGCGAAGAGAATTTCACGGTGGTGTCCGACTTCGAAGCGCAGGGTGGCTTTGATGGCGATGGCTTCGCATCGACGCGGCTGAACGCGGCCGAGACGGAAGCGGTGCAGGCCATGGCCGCACGTACCGCATCGGACCCGGCCAGCAATCCCGTTACCGGCGCCGAACTGGGTTCGGGCAAGGTCGCTGTCGACTGA
- a CDS encoding LysR substrate-binding domain-containing protein: MTSLSAMSLSHLKFRHLMLIVLLVDQGTLHKAAQVLNVSQPAVTGMLNDLERLLGLVLFERGRQGVAPTAATRAIVDRCRLMLHEFDHLVGTINRASSGEPTLLRVGIVPQAFVAFFPQTVERFRARGGCALQAREGTGRQLLDALLRGELDCVVGRLPGGGSSEDPGIAPLRFVKLYEEDICVVAGTGHPLAHNKSPTFEALAACDWVLQRPDSSVRAALAEAFLRQGHRLPAPVVESATYIQSLSLVANSQLLTVTPRRAAERQAALGLVRIVDIRLNVSPMQVGLITRQSATQLPAVALFQTCFVESVGAVDAVDGGLR; this comes from the coding sequence ATGACCTCCCTTTCCGCCATGTCTTTGTCGCACCTCAAATTCCGGCACCTGATGCTGATCGTGTTGCTGGTGGACCAGGGAACGCTGCACAAGGCAGCGCAAGTCTTGAACGTCAGTCAACCCGCCGTGACCGGCATGCTCAACGACCTTGAACGGCTGCTTGGACTGGTGTTGTTCGAACGCGGACGGCAGGGGGTGGCGCCCACCGCAGCCACAAGGGCGATCGTCGATCGGTGCCGTCTCATGCTGCATGAGTTCGACCACCTTGTTGGAACCATCAACCGCGCATCGTCGGGCGAGCCCACTCTGCTGCGCGTCGGCATCGTGCCGCAGGCATTTGTTGCGTTCTTTCCGCAGACCGTCGAGCGATTTCGCGCCAGGGGAGGCTGCGCCTTGCAGGCGCGCGAGGGGACGGGCCGCCAATTGCTCGACGCGCTGTTGCGGGGAGAACTGGATTGCGTGGTGGGGCGCCTGCCCGGCGGCGGGTCAAGCGAAGATCCGGGCATCGCGCCACTTCGGTTCGTCAAACTCTACGAAGAGGACATCTGTGTGGTGGCGGGTACCGGTCACCCCCTGGCCCACAACAAGTCCCCGACATTCGAGGCGCTTGCTGCGTGCGATTGGGTGCTGCAACGGCCGGATTCAAGCGTGCGCGCCGCGCTGGCCGAGGCCTTTCTTCGCCAGGGTCACCGCCTGCCGGCGCCCGTTGTCGAGTCGGCCACCTATATCCAGAGCCTGTCGCTGGTGGCCAATTCGCAGTTGCTGACCGTCACCCCACGACGCGCCGCCGAACGCCAGGCCGCGCTGGGGCTGGTGCGCATCGTGGATATCCGGTTGAACGTGTCGCCGATGCAGGTGGGGCTGATCACTCGGCAGTCGGCCACGCAGTTGCCGGCGGTGGCCTTGTTCCAGACCTGTTTTGTCGAGAGTGTGGGGGCTGTGGACGCGGTGGACGGCGGGCTGCGGTAG